The Thermosipho affectus region ATTGGAATTAAAAAAACACAAATTATAGCTTCTTCATTTTTTTCAATTATATAAATTATCATTTTAAAGCTATAATTTGGTTTATATCCATTAACAAAATAATATTTTCAAGAATTCCACAACTAAAACTCAAATACACTTCCTGCAAGACATTCACAAATTTTTGTTTTTAGGTTCTTTTTAAAAATGTCAATTGCAATATCTCCCGTACAATGACAAGGATAAAGCACATCAATTTGAAAATCATTTAAAAGATTTGAAATTTGTAAAAGTTCCTCATTTGTCTTATTTAAAAGATGAAATCCTCCGATAACCGTCTTAATCTTACCTTTTTTTGATAAATGAAAAATTATATTTACTATTCCCCTGTGAGAACAACCTGTAAGTACAATAGCACCATCTGATGATTCAATAAAAAGATATAACTCATCATCAAACAAATCCTGTTCTTTTTTAGAACCAATTTTAAATTTTTTCTCTGAATATTTGGAAGTTTTCAAAGGTGCAGCTGTAATAATCTTAACACCTTTAAATATTTCCAAATCATTTTGAACAATCTCAAAATTTCCACCAATTCTCTCGTAGAAAATTCTATTATGTTTAATACCAGCATACTTTTCTCCACTATACCTAAGGTTAAAAAATCCATCTCCTACATAAATTTTTTTAGGCCCAATTTTTTTTAATAAAAATTCCAATCCATTTCCGTGATCATAATGTCCATGACTTATGACAACTGCATCTAAATCCAAAAGATTTAAATCCAATTTTTCTACATTTTTTAGAAAAAGATCGCTTTGTCCTGTATCAAAAAGAATTTTCTTCCCATTAACCTCAGTTAATACACTAAAACCATGTTCAGAATAAAACCCGCTTTTTGCTTTATCATTCATTAAAATCCAAATCTTCATATCCTCACCACCGATTAAATAGAGATTTGCTCTTAATTAAAAATAACTTATTTTTCAAGTGGTATTTTTCTTATTGGAAAATTTTTTTCAAATAAATATGCTAAAGAAAATAATTTTTCCTCTTCAAATTCTCTTGCAGAAAAAGTTAATCCAAAAGGTCCTGTATCGGTATACCCAGCAGGTACAGTTATTGAAGGATATTTTGCCTTTGCAGTTATGTGAGCACCATAATTTGCGGGAAATAAAAGTGCTGTTAAGTTATATTTTTCAAATAACCAATCTATTCCCCCTTTTGCATACTTTCTATCATTTAATAATGACTCTATATATTCTCTTTCATTAATATCTGTTGTATCTGATCTTAATAAAATACTTTGTCCATATGGAATTGCATCTTTATTTTTAAAATTAAAATTAATTACATCTGTTAGCGTTTTAACTTGCAAATCTTTATCCTTCAAATAATTATTTATTCCATGTTTAAATTCATAAAATAAAACATTTATATTATTTATCTTATCAAGATTTTCAAACTTTATTTCAACTACTTTTCCATTTAATTTTTCAACCTTCTTCAAACTATCTTTAAATAACAAAATCTGTTCATGTGTCAACCAATTAAAAAATTGT contains the following coding sequences:
- a CDS encoding MBL fold metallo-hydrolase, encoding MKIWILMNDKAKSGFYSEHGFSVLTEVNGKKILFDTGQSDLFLKNVEKLDLNLLDLDAVVISHGHYDHGNGLEFLLKKIGPKKIYVGDGFFNLRYSGEKYAGIKHNRIFYERIGGNFEIVQNDLEIFKGVKIITAAPLKTSKYSEKKFKIGSKKEQDLFDDELYLFIESSDGAIVLTGCSHRGIVNIIFHLSKKGKIKTVIGGFHLLNKTNEELLQISNLLNDFQIDVLYPCHCTGDIAIDIFKKNLKTKICECLAGSVFEF